A DNA window from bacterium contains the following coding sequences:
- a CDS encoding SPFH domain-containing protein has product MGSGFAVAVVIVAVLLAYNGIKIVREYQRLVVFRLGRSFGPKGPGIVYLIPIVDKAVWVDLREAFLEIPAQTCITKDNAPISIDFLIYWKVFDPQLTVIQVGNFAGAAQGIATTGLRAVIGDLSLDEALTQRDRINHAMRAKLDEVTERWGVKVTTVEIREITPPKDVQDAMTRQMSAERSRRALVTEADGKKQAAITIAEGEKQSAILKAEGDRQAAILRAEGFSLALDRIFSIAKTVDTNTMSLQYLEALKALGAGPATKFVFPMEFTKLLEPFMGGVRGIPPERTP; this is encoded by the coding sequence ATGGGATCTGGGTTCGCAGTCGCGGTCGTCATCGTCGCCGTGCTCTTGGCGTATAACGGGATCAAGATTGTCCGCGAGTACCAGCGCCTGGTGGTGTTCCGCCTAGGCCGCAGCTTCGGCCCGAAGGGTCCGGGGATCGTCTACCTGATCCCGATCGTCGACAAGGCGGTGTGGGTAGACCTCCGGGAGGCGTTCCTCGAGATCCCCGCGCAGACCTGCATCACCAAGGACAACGCGCCGATCTCCATTGATTTCCTGATCTACTGGAAGGTGTTCGACCCGCAGCTCACCGTCATCCAGGTGGGCAACTTCGCCGGCGCCGCCCAGGGGATCGCCACGACCGGGCTGCGCGCGGTGATCGGCGACCTCAGCCTCGACGAGGCCCTGACCCAGCGCGACCGGATCAATCACGCCATGCGCGCCAAGCTCGACGAGGTCACGGAGCGGTGGGGGGTCAAGGTGACCACCGTGGAGATCCGCGAGATCACGCCTCCCAAGGACGTCCAGGATGCGATGACGCGGCAGATGTCCGCCGAACGGAGCCGGCGCGCGCTCGTCACGGAGGCCGACGGGAAGAAACAGGCCGCCATCACCATCGCCGAGGGAGAAAAGCAGTCGGCCATCCTAAAGGCCGAGGGCGACCGTCAGGCCGCGATCCTCCGGGCGGAGGGGTTCTCGCTTGCGCTCGACAGGATCTTCAGCATCGCCAAGACCGTGGACACCAATACGATGAGCCTCCAGTACCTGGAGGCCCTGAAAGCGCTCGGAGCGGGCCCGGCCACGAAGTTCGTGTTCCCGATGGAGTTCACCAAACTGCTCGAGCCGTTCATGGGTGGGGTGCGCGGGATTCCGCCGGAGAGGACGCCATAA